One stretch of Nycticebus coucang isolate mNycCou1 chromosome 7, mNycCou1.pri, whole genome shotgun sequence DNA includes these proteins:
- the MAP2 gene encoding microtubule-associated protein 2 isoform X22, translating into MADERKDEAKAPHWASAQLTEASAHPHQPEIKDQGGAGEEFVRSANGFPYREDEDGAFGEHGSQGTYSNAKENGINGELTSADRETAEEVSARIVQVVTAEAVAVLKGEQEKESQHKDQPAPLPLAEETPNLPPSPPPSPASEQTITVEEETLESRKAEEARPGALPGKECGAAEASGRPQGLSAQAQIVPEERAPWASHEKSVQEGQEVSPAVKSPSSAGEDLLTASKMEFQDQQELTPSTADLVDQKEKESEKQSKPGEDLKHAALDAQLETAIAYPDTKDVQGMEEEKAPPALFAHTLIASLEDMTQKTEPSLVVPGIDLPAQPPTPKEQKDWFIEMPMEARKDEWGLVAPISPGPLTPMREKDVFEDIPKWEGKQFDSPMPSPFQGGSFTLPFDVMKNEVVTEASPFVPAFLQPDDKKSVQETSGPATAKDSSKVEEPHKDKMAEAPASEAIALPKDAHVPVVEESVMEKVLREETGAISQESVQKKDTPIASGLEPTPSEKEPQLKLEEKGTLSDKDAMPKESRPLTLADEETGIIQTSTEHAYSKEQKSPEPPIDTLKQDAFPVNLEQAVTDSAMTSKALEKVMTEPAALSEKSAIQGLFEEKVADKDSRIEGLSAATSAELDMPFYEDKSGMSKYFETSALKEEVTKSIQLGSDYYELSDTRESAPASIDTISPGHKDGDKGFQAGKESQPSTPAQEAGYSTLAQSYPSDLPEEPSSPQERMFTIDPKVYGEKRDLHSKNKDDLTLSRSLGLGGRSAIEQRSMSINLPMSCLDSIALGFNFGRGHDLSPLASDILTNTSGSMDEGDDYLPATTPAVEKGPCFPIESKEEEQIEKVKATAEETTQVETTCESPFLAKDYYKNGTVMAPDLPEMLDLAGTRSRLASVSADAEVARRKSVPSETVVEESSTGLPPVTDENHIAVKTDSQLEDLGYCVFNKYTVPLPSPVQDSENLSGDSGSFYEGTDDKARRDLATDLSLIEVKLAAAGRVKDEFSVDKDASLHISGDKLGLGREFDQERKVNDKLDTVPEKSEEHADSKEHGKKTEEAVDTVDTFGLGVTYEQASAKDLTPSKDAPSEKAEKNLSVVPEVAEVEPSQKDEQGLDFAAKKTAQGPLDVKISDFGQMASGLHIETGKATEFKLEATQDLTPSSKVPQDADAFMGLESGHMKEGAKGIETEVKEKVAKPDLVHQEAVDKEESYESSGEHESLTMESLKPDEGKKETSPESSLIQDELAIKLSVEIPCPPAISEADLTTEEKADTQMEFIQLSKDESKETPDISITPSDVTEPLLGPVVSEPAEAPSEEEEIEARGEYDKLLFRSDTLQMTDLGVPGGRQEFVETCPGEHKGVIESVVTIEDDFITVVQTTTDKGESGSHSVRFAALEQPDVERRPSPHDKEELEVEEAAEAQAEPKDGSPEAPASPEREEVALSEYKTETYDDYKDETTIDDSIMDADSLWVDTQDDDRSIMTEQLETIPKEEKAEKEARRPSLEKHRKEKPFKTGRGRISTPERKIAKKEPSTVSRDEVRRKKVYKKAELAKKTEVQAHSPSRKFILKPAIKYTRPTHLSCVKRKTTAAGGESALAPSVFKQAKDKVSDGVTKSPEKRSSLPRPSSILPPRRGVSGDRDENSFSLNSSFSSSARRTTRSEPIRRAEKSGTSTPTTPGSTAITPGTPPSYSSRTPGTPGTPSYPRTPHTPGTPKSAILVPTEKKVAIIRTPPKSPATPKQLRLINQPLPDLKNVKSKIGSTDNIKYQPKGGQVQIVTKKIDLSHVTSKCGSLKNIRHRPGGGRVKIESVKLDFKEKAQAKVGSLDNAHHVPGGGNVKIDSQKLNFREHAKARVDHGAEIITQSPGRSSVASPRRLSNVSSSGSINLLESPQLATLAEDVTAALAKQGL; encoded by the exons AAACTCTAGAGAGCCGGAAGGCTGAGGAAGCGAGACCTGGCGCTCTCCCTGGGAAGGAGTGTGGGGCTGCTGAGGCCTCAGGCCGCCCCCAGGGCCTCAGTGCGCAGGCGCAGATAGTTCCTGAAGAGCGCGCCCCCTGGGCGTCCCATGAGAAAAGTGTCCAAGAGGGCCAGGAGGTGTCTCCAGCAGTAAAATCCCCTTCCTCTGCGGGGGAAG ATTTACTTACAGCCTCGAAGATGGAGTTCCAAGATCAGCAGGAATTGACTCCCTCTACAGCTGACCTTGTAGACCAGAAGGAAAAAGAGTCAGAGAAACAAAGTAAGCCTGGTGAAGACCTTAAACACGCTGCCTTAGATGCTCAGCTAGAGACGGCTATCGCTTATCCTGATACAAAGGATGTGCAAGGCATGGAAGAAGAAAAGGCACCTCCGGCTTTGTTTGCGCACACTCTCATTGCCAGCCTGGAAGACATGACGCAGAAAACAGAACCCAGTCTGGTAGTGCCTGGCATTGACCTTCCTGCACAGCCTCCCActccaaaagaacaaaaggaCTGGTTCATTGAAATGCCAATGGAAGCAAGAAAGGATGAGTGGGGTTTAGTTGCTCCAATATCTCCTGGCCCCCTGACACCCATGAGGGAGAAAGACGTATTTGAGGATATCCCCAAATGGGAAGGCAAACAATTTGATTCTCCCATGCCAAGTCCCTTTCAAGGAGGAAGCTTCACTCTTCCTTTTGATGTCATGAAGAATGAAGTAGTTACAGAAGCATCACCCTTTGTCCCTGCCTTTTTACAGCCAGATGACAAAAAATCTGTGCAAGAAACCAGTGGCCCAGCTACTGCCAAAGATAGTTCTAAAGTCGAAGAGCCCCATAAAGATAAAATGGCTGAAGCACCAGCCTCAGAGGCAATTGCTTTACCCAAAGATGCTCACGTTCCAGTTGTAGAAGAAAGTGTTATGGAGAAAGTTCTAAGGGAGGAAACAGGGGCCATAAGTCAAGAGAGTGTGCAGAAAAAAGATACTCCCATTGCCAGCGGACTGGAACCTACACCCTCTGAAAAGGAACCTCAGCTGAAGCTTGAAGAAAAAGGAACCCTTTCTGACAAAGACGCTATGCCAAAGGAGAGTAGACCCCTAACATtggcagatgaagaaacaggcaTAATCCAGACCTCCACAGAGCATGCTtactcaaaagaacagaaaagccCTGAGCCGCCCATAGATACATTAAAACAAGATGCATTCCCTGTAAATTTGGAGCAAGCAGTTACAGATTCAGCCATGACCTCAAAGGCACTGGAGAAAGTCATGACAGAACCAGCTGCACTAAGTGAAAAAAGTGCAATCCAGGGActttttgaagagaaagttgCTGACAAAGATAGTAGGATTGAAGGACTCAGTGCGGCAACATCAGCTGAACTCGACATGCCGTTTTATGAAGATAAATCAGGAATGTCCAAGTACTTTGAAACATCTGCCTTGAAAGAAGAAGTAACAAAAAGCATTCAGCTGGGCAGTGACTACTATGAACTGAGTGACACTAGAGAAAGTGCCCCTGCGTCTATTGATACCATATCCCCCGGGCATAAAGATGGTGACAAGGGATTTCAAGCAGGGAAAGAATCCCAGCCTAGCACTCCAGCACAAGAAGCAGGGTACAGCACTCTTGCACAGAGTTATCCCTCTGATTTACCTGAAGAACCCAGTTCTCCTCAAGAGAGAATGTTCACCATCGATCCAAAAGTGTATGGGGAGAAAAGAGATCTCCACAGTAAGAATAAGGATGACTTGACACTTAGCAGGAGTTTAGGACTTGGTGGTAGGTCTGCAATAGAACAGAGAAGCATGTCAATCAATTTGCCCATGTCTTGCCTGGATTCTATAGCCCTTGGATTTAACTTTGGTCGGGGTCACGATCTTTCTCCTCTAGCTTCTGATATTCTAACCAATACTAGTGGAAGTATGGATGAAGGGGATGATTACCTTccagccaccacacctgcagTAGAGAAAGGCCCTTGCTTCCCAATagaaagcaaagaggaagaaCAGATAGAAAAAGTAAAAGCTACTGCAGAAGAAACTACTCAAGTGGAGACAACATGTGAGTCACCATTCCTAGCCAAAGATTATTACAAAAATGGTACTGTCATGGCCCCCGACCTGCCTGAAATGCTAGACCTGGCAGGCACAAGGTCAAGATTAGCATCTGTGAGTGCAGATGCCGAGGTTGCCAGGAGAAAATCAGTTCCATCAGAGACTGTGGTTGAGGAGAGTAGTACTGGTTTGCCCCCTGTAACTGATGAAAACCACATTGCTGTAAAAACGGACAGTCAGCTTGAAGACCTGGGCTACTGTGTGTTCAATAAATACACAGTCCCACTCCCATCCCCTGTTCAAGACAGTGAAAATTTATCAGGCGACAGTGGCTCCTTTTATGAAGGCACTGATGATAAGGCTCGAAGAGATTTGGCCACGGACCTTTCACTGATTGAAGTAAAATTGGCAGCTGCTGGCAGAGTTAAAGATGAGTTCAGTGTTGACAAAGACGCATCCCTGCATATCTCTGGTGACAAATTGGGTCTGGGCAGAGAGTTTGACCAAGAGAGGAAAGTTAATGATAAACTGGATACTGTACCAGAAAAGAGTGAAGAACATGCTGATTCAAAAGAACATggcaagaaaacagaagaagCTGTCGATACAGTGGACACATTTGGATTAGGAGTAACCTACGAACAAGCTTCAGCCAAAGACCTGACACCATCAAAAGATGCACCAtctgagaaagcagagaaaaatctTAGTGTAGTGCCAGAGGTAGCTGAGGTAGAACCATCCCAAAAAGATGAACAAGGACTGGATTTTGCTGCCAAGAAAACTGCCCAGGGTCCATTAGATGTCAAAATTAGTGACTTTGGACAGATGGCTTCGGGGCTACACATAGAGACTGGAAAGGCAACAGAGTTTAAACTCGAGGCCACACAGGACCTGACCCCTTCATCCAAAGTGCCTCAGGATGCAGATGCATTTATGGGTCTTGAATCTGGCCACATGAAAGAAGGTGCCAAAGGCATTGAAACCGAAGTCAAAGAGAAGGTGGCCAAGCCCGACTTGGTGCACCAAGAGGCTGTGGACAAGGAAGAGTCCTACGAGTCGAGTGGCGAGCACGAAAGCCTCACCATGGAGTCCTTGAAACCCGATGAGGGCAAGAAGGAAACCTCTCCAGAATCGTCTCTGATCCAAGATGAGCTTGCCATCAAACTGTCCGTAGAGATCCCTTGTCCCCCTGCCATCTCCGAGGCTGATTTAACCACAGAGGAGAAAGCTGACACTCAGATGGAATTTATTCAACTGTCAAAAGATGAAAGCAAAGAAACCCCAGATATATCTATCACTCCCTCAGATGTTACGGAGCCATTGCTTGGGCCAGTTGTGTCTGAACCCGCAGAGGCTCCGAGTGAGGAAGAAGAGATAGAAGCCCGGGGAGAATATGATAAACTACTCTTCCGCTCAGACACCCTTCAGATGACTGACCTGGGTGTCCCTGGTGGCAGGCAGGAATTTGTGGAGACCTGCCCAGGTGAACACAAAGGAGTGATCGAGTCTGTTGTGACCATCGAGGATGATTTCATCACTGTAGTGCAAACCACCACTGACAAAGGGGAGTCGGGCTCCCACAGTGTGCGCTTTGCAGCCCTAGAGCAGCCCGACGTAGAAAGGAGACCGTCCCCTCATGACAAAGAAGAGCTCGAAGTAGAAGAGGCAGCTGAAGCCCAGGCAGAACCCAAGGATGGTTCCCCAGAGGCCCCTGCTTCCCCAGAGAGAGAAGAGGTTGCCCTCTCAGAATATAAGACAGAAACCTATGATGATTACAAAGACGAGACCACCATTGATGACTCCATCATGGATGCTGACAGCCTCTGGGTGGATACTCAAG ATGATGATAGGAGCATCATGACAGAGCAGTTAGAAACTATCCCTAAAGAGGAGAAAGCTGAAAAGGAAGCTCGGAGACCATCTCTGGagaaacatagaaaagaaaagccttttaAAACCGGGAGAGGCAGAATTTCCACTCCtgaaagaaaaatagctaaaaaGGAACCTAGCACAGTCTCCAGAGatgaagtgagaaggaaaaaag TTTATAAGAAAGCTGAACTTGCTAAAAAAACAGAAGTTCAGGCCCACTCTCCCTCcaggaaattcattttaaaacctGCTATCAAATATACTAGACCAACTCATCTCTCCTGTGTTAAGCGGAAAACCACAG CAGCAGGTGGGGAATCTGCTCTGGCTCCCAGTGTATTTAAACAGGCAAAGGACAAAGTCTCC GATGGAGTAACCAAGAGCCCAGAAAAGCGCTCTTCTCTCCCGAGACCGTCGTCCATTCTTCCTCCTCGCCGAGGTGTATCAGGAGACAGAGATGAGAATTCCTTCTCTCTCAACagttccttctcctcctcagcaCGGAGGACCACTC GGTCAGAGCCAATTCGCAGAGCAGAAAAAAGTGGCACCTCGACGCCCACAACCCCTGGATCCACGGCCATCACTCCTGGCACCCCACCAAGTTATTCTTCACGCACACCAGGCACTCCTGGAACCCCGAGCTATCCCAGAACCCCTCACACACCAGGAACCCCCAAATCTGCCATCTTGGTGCCCACTGAGAAGAAAGTCGCCATCATACGCACCCCTCCAAAATCTCCTGCTACTCCCAAGCAGCTCCGGCTCATTAACCAGCCACTGCCAGATCTGAAGAATGTCAAATCCAAAATCGGATCAACAGACAACATCAAATACCAGCCAAAGGGGGGGCAG GTGCAAATTGTTACCAAGAAAATAGACCTAAGCCATGTGACATCCAAATGTGGCTCTCTGAAGAACATCCGCCACAGGCCAG GTGGTGGACGTGTAAAAATTGAGAGTGTAAAATTGGATTTCAAAGAAAAGGCCCAAGCTAAAGTTGGTTCGCTTGATAATGCTCACCATGTACCCGGAGGCGGTAATGTCAAA ATTGACAGCCAAAAGTTGAACTTCAGAGAGCATGCCAAGGCCCGTGTGGACCATGGGGCTGAGATCATCACACAGTCCCCAGGCAGATCCAGCGTGGCGTCGCCCCGACGACTCAGCAATGTCTCTTCTTCTGGAAGCATCAACCTGCTCGAATCTCCTCAGCTCGCCACTTTGGCTGAGGATGTCACTGCTGCACTTGCTAAGCAGGGCTTGTGA
- the MAP2 gene encoding microtubule-associated protein 2 isoform X9 produces MADERKDEAKAPHWASAQLTEASAHPHQPEIKDQGGAGEEFVRSANGFPYREDEDGAFGEHGSQGTYSNAKENGINGELTSADRETAEEVSARIVQVVTAEAVAVLKGEQEKESQHKDQPAPLPLAAEETPNLPPSPPPSPASEQTITVEEDLLTASKMEFQDQQELTPSTADLVDQKEKESEKQSKPGEDLKHAALDAQLETAIAYPDTKDVQGMEEEKAPPALFAHTLIASLEDMTQKTEPSLVVPGIDLPAQPPTPKEQKDWFIEMPMEARKDEWGLVAPISPGPLTPMREKDVFEDIPKWEGKQFDSPMPSPFQGGSFTLPFDVMKNEVVTEASPFVPAFLQPDDKKSVQETSGPATAKDSSKVEEPHKDKMAEAPASEAIALPKDAHVPVVEESVMEKVLREETGAISQESVQKKDTPIASGLEPTPSEKEPQLKLEEKGTLSDKDAMPKESRPLTLADEETGIIQTSTEHAYSKEQKSPEPPIDTLKQDAFPVNLEQAVTDSAMTSKALEKVMTEPAALSEKSAIQGLFEEKVADKDSRIEGLSAATSAELDMPFYEDKSGMSKYFETSALKEEVTKSIQLGSDYYELSDTRESAPASIDTISPGHKDGDKGFQAGKESQPSTPAQEAGYSTLAQSYPSDLPEEPSSPQERMFTIDPKVYGEKRDLHSKNKDDLTLSRSLGLGGRSAIEQRSMSINLPMSCLDSIALGFNFGRGHDLSPLASDILTNTSGSMDEGDDYLPATTPAVEKGPCFPIESKEEEQIEKVKATAEETTQVETTCESPFLAKDYYKNGTVMAPDLPEMLDLAGTRSRLASVSADAEVARRKSVPSETVVEESSTGLPPVTDENHIAVKTDSQLEDLGYCVFNKYTVPLPSPVQDSENLSGDSGSFYEGTDDKARRDLATDLSLIEVKLAAAGRVKDEFSVDKDASLHISGDKLGLGREFDQERKVNDKLDTVPEKSEEHADSKEHGKKTEEAVDTVDTFGLGVTYEQASAKDLTPSKDAPSEKAEKNLSVVPEVAEVEPSQKDEQGLDFAAKKTAQGPLDVKISDFGQMASGLHIETGKATEFKLEATQDLTPSSKVPQDADAFMGLESGHMKEGAKGIETEVKEKVAKPDLVHQEAVDKEESYESSGEHESLTMESLKPDEGKKETSPESSLIQDELAIKLSVEIPCPPAISEADLTTEEKADTQMEFIQLSKDESKETPDISITPSDVTEPLLGPVVSEPAEAPSEEEEIEARGEYDKLLFRSDTLQMTDLGVPGGRQEFVETCPGEHKGVIESVVTIEDDFITVVQTTTDKGESGSHSVRFAALEQPDVERRPSPHDKEELEVEEAAEAQAEPKDGSPEAPASPEREEVALSEYKTETYDDYKDETTIDDSIMDADSLWVDTQDDDRSIMTEQLETIPKEEKAEKEARRPSLEKHRKEKPFKTGRGRISTPERKIAKKEPSTVSRDEVRRKKAVYKKAELAKKTEVQAHSPSRKFILKPAIKYTRPTHLSCVKRKTTAAGGESALAPSVFKQAKDKVSDGVTKSPEKRSSLPRPSSILPPRRGVSGDRDENSFSLNSSFSSSARRTTRSEPIRRAEKSGTSTPTTPGSTAITPGTPPSYSSRTPGTPGTPSYPRTPHTPGTPKSAILVPTEKKVAIIRTPPKSPATPKQLRLINQPLPDLKNVKSKIGSTDNIKYQPKGGQVKILNKKIDFSKVQSRCGSKDNIKHSAGGGDVQIVTKKIDLSHVTSKCGSLKNIRHRPGGGRVKIESVKLDFKEKAQAKVGSLDNAHHVPGGGNVKIDSQKLNFREHAKARVDHGAEIITQSPGRSSVASPRRLSNVSSSGSINLLESPQLATLAEDVTAALAKQGL; encoded by the exons ATTTACTTACAGCCTCGAAGATGGAGTTCCAAGATCAGCAGGAATTGACTCCCTCTACAGCTGACCTTGTAGACCAGAAGGAAAAAGAGTCAGAGAAACAAAGTAAGCCTGGTGAAGACCTTAAACACGCTGCCTTAGATGCTCAGCTAGAGACGGCTATCGCTTATCCTGATACAAAGGATGTGCAAGGCATGGAAGAAGAAAAGGCACCTCCGGCTTTGTTTGCGCACACTCTCATTGCCAGCCTGGAAGACATGACGCAGAAAACAGAACCCAGTCTGGTAGTGCCTGGCATTGACCTTCCTGCACAGCCTCCCActccaaaagaacaaaaggaCTGGTTCATTGAAATGCCAATGGAAGCAAGAAAGGATGAGTGGGGTTTAGTTGCTCCAATATCTCCTGGCCCCCTGACACCCATGAGGGAGAAAGACGTATTTGAGGATATCCCCAAATGGGAAGGCAAACAATTTGATTCTCCCATGCCAAGTCCCTTTCAAGGAGGAAGCTTCACTCTTCCTTTTGATGTCATGAAGAATGAAGTAGTTACAGAAGCATCACCCTTTGTCCCTGCCTTTTTACAGCCAGATGACAAAAAATCTGTGCAAGAAACCAGTGGCCCAGCTACTGCCAAAGATAGTTCTAAAGTCGAAGAGCCCCATAAAGATAAAATGGCTGAAGCACCAGCCTCAGAGGCAATTGCTTTACCCAAAGATGCTCACGTTCCAGTTGTAGAAGAAAGTGTTATGGAGAAAGTTCTAAGGGAGGAAACAGGGGCCATAAGTCAAGAGAGTGTGCAGAAAAAAGATACTCCCATTGCCAGCGGACTGGAACCTACACCCTCTGAAAAGGAACCTCAGCTGAAGCTTGAAGAAAAAGGAACCCTTTCTGACAAAGACGCTATGCCAAAGGAGAGTAGACCCCTAACATtggcagatgaagaaacaggcaTAATCCAGACCTCCACAGAGCATGCTtactcaaaagaacagaaaagccCTGAGCCGCCCATAGATACATTAAAACAAGATGCATTCCCTGTAAATTTGGAGCAAGCAGTTACAGATTCAGCCATGACCTCAAAGGCACTGGAGAAAGTCATGACAGAACCAGCTGCACTAAGTGAAAAAAGTGCAATCCAGGGActttttgaagagaaagttgCTGACAAAGATAGTAGGATTGAAGGACTCAGTGCGGCAACATCAGCTGAACTCGACATGCCGTTTTATGAAGATAAATCAGGAATGTCCAAGTACTTTGAAACATCTGCCTTGAAAGAAGAAGTAACAAAAAGCATTCAGCTGGGCAGTGACTACTATGAACTGAGTGACACTAGAGAAAGTGCCCCTGCGTCTATTGATACCATATCCCCCGGGCATAAAGATGGTGACAAGGGATTTCAAGCAGGGAAAGAATCCCAGCCTAGCACTCCAGCACAAGAAGCAGGGTACAGCACTCTTGCACAGAGTTATCCCTCTGATTTACCTGAAGAACCCAGTTCTCCTCAAGAGAGAATGTTCACCATCGATCCAAAAGTGTATGGGGAGAAAAGAGATCTCCACAGTAAGAATAAGGATGACTTGACACTTAGCAGGAGTTTAGGACTTGGTGGTAGGTCTGCAATAGAACAGAGAAGCATGTCAATCAATTTGCCCATGTCTTGCCTGGATTCTATAGCCCTTGGATTTAACTTTGGTCGGGGTCACGATCTTTCTCCTCTAGCTTCTGATATTCTAACCAATACTAGTGGAAGTATGGATGAAGGGGATGATTACCTTccagccaccacacctgcagTAGAGAAAGGCCCTTGCTTCCCAATagaaagcaaagaggaagaaCAGATAGAAAAAGTAAAAGCTACTGCAGAAGAAACTACTCAAGTGGAGACAACATGTGAGTCACCATTCCTAGCCAAAGATTATTACAAAAATGGTACTGTCATGGCCCCCGACCTGCCTGAAATGCTAGACCTGGCAGGCACAAGGTCAAGATTAGCATCTGTGAGTGCAGATGCCGAGGTTGCCAGGAGAAAATCAGTTCCATCAGAGACTGTGGTTGAGGAGAGTAGTACTGGTTTGCCCCCTGTAACTGATGAAAACCACATTGCTGTAAAAACGGACAGTCAGCTTGAAGACCTGGGCTACTGTGTGTTCAATAAATACACAGTCCCACTCCCATCCCCTGTTCAAGACAGTGAAAATTTATCAGGCGACAGTGGCTCCTTTTATGAAGGCACTGATGATAAGGCTCGAAGAGATTTGGCCACGGACCTTTCACTGATTGAAGTAAAATTGGCAGCTGCTGGCAGAGTTAAAGATGAGTTCAGTGTTGACAAAGACGCATCCCTGCATATCTCTGGTGACAAATTGGGTCTGGGCAGAGAGTTTGACCAAGAGAGGAAAGTTAATGATAAACTGGATACTGTACCAGAAAAGAGTGAAGAACATGCTGATTCAAAAGAACATggcaagaaaacagaagaagCTGTCGATACAGTGGACACATTTGGATTAGGAGTAACCTACGAACAAGCTTCAGCCAAAGACCTGACACCATCAAAAGATGCACCAtctgagaaagcagagaaaaatctTAGTGTAGTGCCAGAGGTAGCTGAGGTAGAACCATCCCAAAAAGATGAACAAGGACTGGATTTTGCTGCCAAGAAAACTGCCCAGGGTCCATTAGATGTCAAAATTAGTGACTTTGGACAGATGGCTTCGGGGCTACACATAGAGACTGGAAAGGCAACAGAGTTTAAACTCGAGGCCACACAGGACCTGACCCCTTCATCCAAAGTGCCTCAGGATGCAGATGCATTTATGGGTCTTGAATCTGGCCACATGAAAGAAGGTGCCAAAGGCATTGAAACCGAAGTCAAAGAGAAGGTGGCCAAGCCCGACTTGGTGCACCAAGAGGCTGTGGACAAGGAAGAGTCCTACGAGTCGAGTGGCGAGCACGAAAGCCTCACCATGGAGTCCTTGAAACCCGATGAGGGCAAGAAGGAAACCTCTCCAGAATCGTCTCTGATCCAAGATGAGCTTGCCATCAAACTGTCCGTAGAGATCCCTTGTCCCCCTGCCATCTCCGAGGCTGATTTAACCACAGAGGAGAAAGCTGACACTCAGATGGAATTTATTCAACTGTCAAAAGATGAAAGCAAAGAAACCCCAGATATATCTATCACTCCCTCAGATGTTACGGAGCCATTGCTTGGGCCAGTTGTGTCTGAACCCGCAGAGGCTCCGAGTGAGGAAGAAGAGATAGAAGCCCGGGGAGAATATGATAAACTACTCTTCCGCTCAGACACCCTTCAGATGACTGACCTGGGTGTCCCTGGTGGCAGGCAGGAATTTGTGGAGACCTGCCCAGGTGAACACAAAGGAGTGATCGAGTCTGTTGTGACCATCGAGGATGATTTCATCACTGTAGTGCAAACCACCACTGACAAAGGGGAGTCGGGCTCCCACAGTGTGCGCTTTGCAGCCCTAGAGCAGCCCGACGTAGAAAGGAGACCGTCCCCTCATGACAAAGAAGAGCTCGAAGTAGAAGAGGCAGCTGAAGCCCAGGCAGAACCCAAGGATGGTTCCCCAGAGGCCCCTGCTTCCCCAGAGAGAGAAGAGGTTGCCCTCTCAGAATATAAGACAGAAACCTATGATGATTACAAAGACGAGACCACCATTGATGACTCCATCATGGATGCTGACAGCCTCTGGGTGGATACTCAAG ATGATGATAGGAGCATCATGACAGAGCAGTTAGAAACTATCCCTAAAGAGGAGAAAGCTGAAAAGGAAGCTCGGAGACCATCTCTGGagaaacatagaaaagaaaagccttttaAAACCGGGAGAGGCAGAATTTCCACTCCtgaaagaaaaatagctaaaaaGGAACCTAGCACAGTCTCCAGAGatgaagtgagaaggaaaaaag CAGTTTATAAGAAAGCTGAACTTGCTAAAAAAACAGAAGTTCAGGCCCACTCTCCCTCcaggaaattcattttaaaacctGCTATCAAATATACTAGACCAACTCATCTCTCCTGTGTTAAGCGGAAAACCACAG CAGCAGGTGGGGAATCTGCTCTGGCTCCCAGTGTATTTAAACAGGCAAAGGACAAAGTCTCC GATGGAGTAACCAAGAGCCCAGAAAAGCGCTCTTCTCTCCCGAGACCGTCGTCCATTCTTCCTCCTCGCCGAGGTGTATCAGGAGACAGAGATGAGAATTCCTTCTCTCTCAACagttccttctcctcctcagcaCGGAGGACCACTC GGTCAGAGCCAATTCGCAGAGCAGAAAAAAGTGGCACCTCGACGCCCACAACCCCTGGATCCACGGCCATCACTCCTGGCACCCCACCAAGTTATTCTTCACGCACACCAGGCACTCCTGGAACCCCGAGCTATCCCAGAACCCCTCACACACCAGGAACCCCCAAATCTGCCATCTTGGTGCCCACTGAGAAGAAAGTCGCCATCATACGCACCCCTCCAAAATCTCCTGCTACTCCCAAGCAGCTCCGGCTCATTAACCAGCCACTGCCAGATCTGAAGAATGTCAAATCCAAAATCGGATCAACAGACAACATCAAATACCAGCCAAAGGGGGGGCAG GTTAAGATTTTAAACAAGAAGATCGATTTTAGCAAAGTTCAGTCCAGATGTGGTTCCAAGGATAACATCAAACATTCTGCTGGGGGCGGAGAT GTGCAAATTGTTACCAAGAAAATAGACCTAAGCCATGTGACATCCAAATGTGGCTCTCTGAAGAACATCCGCCACAGGCCAG GTGGTGGACGTGTAAAAATTGAGAGTGTAAAATTGGATTTCAAAGAAAAGGCCCAAGCTAAAGTTGGTTCGCTTGATAATGCTCACCATGTACCCGGAGGCGGTAATGTCAAA ATTGACAGCCAAAAGTTGAACTTCAGAGAGCATGCCAAGGCCCGTGTGGACCATGGGGCTGAGATCATCACACAGTCCCCAGGCAGATCCAGCGTGGCGTCGCCCCGACGACTCAGCAATGTCTCTTCTTCTGGAAGCATCAACCTGCTCGAATCTCCTCAGCTCGCCACTTTGGCTGAGGATGTCACTGCTGCACTTGCTAAGCAGGGCTTGTGA